The Miltoncostaea oceani genome includes a region encoding these proteins:
- a CDS encoding sensor domain-containing diguanylate cyclase has translation MSGGRLRAALDALPDAVWLLDAVRDEAGVIRDFRVADLNLRAARVAGTTVEAARGSLLGDLVATARRSGHIERWAEVVETGVPGELEFRYDPPDGPPVWRWASATPLGDGVALALRDVTERVLAERRRAAPEADFRLLAENATDMICRISPHGQMLYVSPAAREILGFAPDEMVGRPDWEFAHPDDAPTVMAVRERLDRGPDVRTVTYRGRRKGGGWVRLESTARAVRDGDGVIAEIHVATRDVSERALADAEHAALHRVSEAVAAGVDDAALYGLVAVEMARLLEADGGRVVRFLDDGRAELLGVWRRPGLPQIVAGERIHMDPAWAVSRTRATGHTAVAETPAATASADLRYGIAAPVRVNGVVWGAVAAGYGGPDDVPPGAGHRVERFAKLVSLAVANAEARTRLTLQATTDALTGLVNHSTFHASLGRAFSRTDRYGRPLSLAMIDLDRFKVLNDVFGHRAGDAALAIVGDLLRQHARRADVVGRVGGEELAWLMPETDAEGAREAAERLRRAVAAAPVGGPLGLTASIGVVARAPHDTDAEALFRRADAALFEAKRRGRDRVVGGS, from the coding sequence GTGTCCGGAGGACGCCTGCGCGCGGCGCTCGACGCCCTCCCGGACGCCGTCTGGCTCCTCGACGCCGTCCGCGACGAGGCCGGCGTCATCCGGGACTTCCGCGTGGCCGACCTGAACCTGCGCGCCGCCCGGGTCGCCGGCACCACCGTCGAGGCCGCCCGCGGGAGCCTGCTCGGCGACCTTGTCGCCACCGCCCGCCGGTCCGGGCACATCGAGCGGTGGGCGGAGGTCGTGGAGACCGGCGTGCCGGGGGAGCTCGAGTTCCGCTACGACCCGCCGGACGGGCCCCCGGTGTGGCGGTGGGCCAGCGCGACGCCACTCGGGGACGGCGTCGCCCTCGCCCTGCGCGACGTGACGGAGCGGGTCCTGGCCGAACGGCGCCGCGCGGCGCCGGAGGCCGACTTCCGGCTGCTCGCCGAGAACGCGACCGACATGATCTGTCGCATCTCGCCCCACGGCCAGATGCTCTACGTCTCGCCCGCGGCCCGGGAGATCCTGGGCTTCGCGCCCGACGAGATGGTGGGCCGCCCCGACTGGGAGTTCGCCCACCCCGACGACGCGCCGACGGTGATGGCGGTCCGCGAGCGTCTCGACCGCGGCCCCGACGTGCGGACGGTGACGTACCGCGGCCGCCGCAAGGGCGGCGGCTGGGTGCGGCTCGAGTCGACCGCCCGGGCCGTGCGCGACGGCGACGGGGTCATCGCCGAGATCCACGTCGCGACACGCGACGTCAGCGAGCGCGCGCTGGCCGACGCGGAGCACGCGGCGCTGCACCGCGTCTCCGAGGCGGTCGCGGCGGGCGTCGACGACGCCGCCCTCTACGGGCTGGTGGCGGTCGAGATGGCGCGCCTCCTCGAGGCCGACGGCGGCCGCGTCGTGCGTTTCCTCGACGACGGGCGCGCGGAGCTGCTCGGCGTCTGGCGCCGCCCCGGGCTGCCCCAGATCGTCGCGGGGGAGCGGATCCACATGGACCCGGCGTGGGCGGTGTCACGGACCCGCGCCACGGGCCACACCGCGGTCGCCGAGACGCCCGCCGCCACGGCGAGCGCCGACCTGCGCTACGGCATCGCCGCGCCGGTGCGCGTCAACGGCGTGGTGTGGGGCGCGGTGGCCGCGGGGTACGGCGGCCCGGACGACGTGCCGCCCGGCGCCGGGCACCGCGTGGAGCGCTTCGCGAAGCTCGTGAGCCTGGCGGTGGCGAACGCGGAGGCCCGCACGCGCCTGACCCTGCAGGCCACCACGGACGCCCTCACCGGCCTGGTGAACCACTCGACCTTCCACGCGTCGCTCGGCCGTGCGTTCTCGCGCACCGACCGCTACGGCCGCCCGCTCAGCCTCGCGATGATCGACCTCGACCGCTTCAAGGTCCTCAACGACGTGTTCGGCCACCGCGCCGGCGACGCGGCCCTCGCGATCGTCGGCGACCTGCTGCGGCAGCACGCCCGGCGCGCCGACGTCGTCGGGCGCGTCGGCGGCGAGGAGCTGGCCTGGCTCATGCCGGAGACCGACGCCGAGGGGGCCCGTGAGGCGGCGGAGCGGCTGCGCCGCGCCGTGGCCGCGGCACCCGTCGGCGGCCCGCTGGGGCTGACC